A window from Xiphophorus maculatus strain JP 163 A chromosome 17, X_maculatus-5.0-male, whole genome shotgun sequence encodes these proteins:
- the slc26a5 gene encoding prestin — MEPEEASAPEDAGSRLMLRVERPVYDEEFLRTQLLHRKQNSTSFRQKLADKFKCSSQKAKAVALSFLPILTWLPSYPVKQYLLSDVISGLSTGVVQLPQGLAYALLAAVPPVYGLYSSFYPVLLYIFFGTSRHVSIGTFAVVSLMIGGAVVREVPDNMFIGPANVSNSSSVDKDLNLSPIDARRVQVAVVLTTMVGIIQFVLGLLRFGFVAIYLTEPLVRGFTTAAAVHVVISQLKYLLGVKTARFSGPLSAVYSVHAVLSKITETNIPSLLLGLTCTVFLYGIKVLNEHFKKKLPVPIPGEIIVVILSTGVSYGIPLKSHNVSIVGQIPSGLRAPAVPDFSLALNLIPDAIAVAIVGFSMTISLSKTFALKHGYSVDGNQELIALGLCNFLSSFFHTFAITCSMSRSLVQESTGGKTQIAGLLSSLVVLLVVLAIGFVFEPLPQTALAAIITVNLVGMFKQFRDIPPLWRTSKIELAIWLVSFAASVLLGLDYGLLAAIAFAIITVIYRTQSPKSTILGHVTNTGLYYDVNTYEEASEYEGIKIFHSNSSIYFANSDRYASKLKEKTGVNPEELQAARKAKRKRKKKENEEQNSSIKICAKDETEDATQEVVPQSQDMQEVRNGDSEDKPGEPTSEEAVFLEPLSSVHSIILDWTAVNFIDSVGAKAIKQVIKEYASVDVRVVIAGCNRTVLDQLYTLQFFSEELSTNVVFPSVHDAALHCQCSSSRLPAASSEA, encoded by the exons ATGGAGCCTGAAGAGGCGTCGGCTCCTGAGGATGCAGGCTCCAGGCTGATGCTCCGGGTAGAGCGTCCCGTCTATGATGAGGAGTTCCTCAGGACTCAGCTCCTCCATCGCAAACAGAACTCCACCTCCTTCCGTCAAAAACTCGCTGACAAGTTCAA GTGTTCGTCTCAGAAGGCCAAAGCAGTAGCTCTGAGTTTCCTGCCCATCCTGACATGGCTGCCGTCCTACCCAGTGAAGCAGTACCTTTTGTCCGACGTGATCTCTGGCCTCAGTACCGGAGTGGTGCAGCTCCCGCAAG GTCTGGCCTACGCTCTCCTCGCCGCGGTGCCTCCAGTTTATGGCCTTTACTCCTCGTTCTACCCCGTTCTGCTGTACATCTTCTTTGGCACGTCCAGGCATGTGTCCATCG GCACCTTTGCAGTCGTAAGCCTGATGATTGGTGGCGCTGTAGTGAGGGAAGTTCCTGACAACATGTTTATTGGCCCCGCTAATGTCTCCAATTCGTCTTCGGTCGACAAGGATCTCAATCTCAGTCCCATCGATGCCAGGAGAGTCCAGGTGGCTGTTGTGCTCACCACCATGGTGGGAATCATCCAG TTTGTATTGGGTCTTCTCAGGTTTGGCTTTGTGGCCATCTACCTCACAGAGCCTCTGGTGCGAGGCTTTACCACAGCAGCTGCCGTGCACGTCGTCATCTCCCAGCTGAAGTACTTACTTGGAGTGAAAACGGCGCGTTTCTCCGGGCCCCTCTCTGCTGTTTAT AGCGTTCATGCGGTATTGAGTAAAATCACAGAGACAAACATTCCCAGTCTCCTCCTGGGCCTTACTTGCACCGTGTTTCTGTACGGGATCAAAGTCCTCAACGAGCACTTCAAGAAGAAGCTGCCCGTTCCCATTCCTGGAGAGATCATCGTGGTTATTTTGTCCACCGGGGTCTCTTACGGAATACCCCTTAAAAGCCACAATGTGTCTATTGTCGGGCAAATACCATCAGG GCTCCGCGCTCCTGCTGTCCCAGATTTCTCCCTGGCGCTAAATTTGATCCCGGATGCGATTGCTGTAGCAATTGTAGGATTCTCCATGACCATCTCTCTTTCTAAGACCTTTGCCTTGAAGCATGGTTACAGCGTGGACGGCAACCAA GAACTGATCGCTCTCGGCCTCTGCAACTTCTTGAGCTCCTTCTTCCACACCTTTGCCATCACCTGTTCAATGTCCAGGAGTTTGGTGCAGGAGAGCACAGGAGGAAAGACACAG ATCGCAGGACTGCTGTCTTCTCTCGTGGTGCTGCTGGTCGTATTGGCCATTGGTTTTGTCTTCGAGCCGCTCCCTCAG accgCACTGGCAGCTATCATCACAGTCAACCTGGTGGGGATGTTCAAGCAGTTCCGAGATATTCCCCCTCTGTGGAGGACCAGCAAGATTGAACTG gCCATTTGGCTGGTGTCCTTCGCGGCGTCTGTGCTGTTGGGTCTGGATTACGGCCTCCTGGCAGCCATCGCCTTCGCCATAATAACCGTCATCTACAGGACACAGAG CCCCAAAAGTACCATCCTGGGTCACGTAACAAACACAGGACTGTATTATGATGTGAATACATATGAAGAG GCATCTGAATATGAGGGAATTAAGATTTTCCACTCCAACTCCTCAATCTACTTTGCTAACAGCGACCGTTATGCGAGCAAACTCAAGGAAAAG ACGGGCGTAAACCCCGAGGAGCTGCAGGCAGCGCGGAAAGCCAAAAGGAAAcggaagaaaaaggaaaacgaGGAACAAAACTCCTCAATCAAGATTTGTGCAAAG GATGAGACGGAGGATGCGACCCAGGAGGTCGTGCCTCAGAGCCAGGACATGCAGGAGGTAAGGAACGGCGACTCGGAGGACAAACCCGGCGAGCCGACCTCTGAGGAGGCCGTCTTCCTTGAGCCTCTCAGCTCGGTTCATTCCATCATCCTGGACTGGACGGCCGTCAACTTTATTGATTCAGTAGGAGCCAAAGCCATCAAGCag GTCATTAAGGAATATGCTTCAGTTGATGTTCGGGTGGTCATTGCTGGCTGCAACA GAACCgtactggaccagctctacacgcTGCAGTTTTTCTCAGAGGAACTGTCCACAAACGTGGTGTTCCCCTCGGTTCACGATGCAGCCCTGCACTGTCAGTGCTCCAGCTCCAGGCTACCGGCTGCCTCAAGCGAAGCCTGA
- the psmc2 gene encoding 26S proteasome regulatory subunit 7: MPDYLGDDQRKIKEEEKEDAPIRALDEGDIALLKTYGQSTYSRQIKQVEDDIQQLLKKINELTGIKESDTGLAPPALWDLAADKQTLQSEQPLQVARCTKIINADSEDPKYIINVKQFAKFVVDLSDQVAPTDIEEGMRVGVDRNKYQIHIPLPPKIDPTVTMMQVEEKPDVTYSDVGGCKEQIEKLREVVETPLLHPERFVNLGIEPPKGVLLFGPPGTGKTLCARAVANRTDACFIRVIGSELVQKYVGEGARMVRELFEMARTKKACLIFFDEIDAIGGARFDDGAGGDNEVQRTMLELINQLDGFDPRGNIKVLMATNRPDTLDPALMRPGRLDRKIEFSLPDLEGRTHIFKIHARSMSVERDIRFELLARLCPNSTGAEIRSVCTEAGMFAIRARRKIATEKDFLEAVNKVIKSYAKFSATPRYMTYN; the protein is encoded by the exons ATGCCGGACTATTTGGGAGACGATCAAAGGAAGATTaaggaagaggaaaaggaagaCGCTCCCATCAGAG CTCTGGATGAAGGCGACATTGCTTTGCTCAAAACATAT GGCCAAAGCACATACTCCAGACAGATCAAACAGGTGGAAGATGACATTCAGCagcttctgaaaaaaataaacgaGCTGACAG GCATTAAAGAGTCAGACACAGGCCTGGCTCCTCCAGCACTCTGGGATCTGGCTGCTGACAAACAGACTCTTCAGAGTGAACAGCCACTGCAGGTTGCAAG ATGCACGAAGATCATCAACGCAGACTCCGAGGATCCCAAATACATCATCAACGTGAAACAGTTTGCCAAGTTCGTGGTGGACCTGAGTGACCAGGTGGCTCCAACCGACATCGAGGAGGGCATGAGAGTCGG GGTCGACAGGAACAAATATCAGATTCACATTCCTCTGCCTCCAAAAATCGACCCCACTGTCACCATGATGCAG GTGGAGGAGAAGCCTGATGTGACTTACAGCGATGTGGGAGGATGTAAAGAGCAGATCGAGAAGCTGAGAGAAGTGGTTGAAACGCCGCTGCTCCAT CCTGAGAGGTTTGTCAACCTGGGAATCGAGCCTCCTAAAGGCGTGCTGCTGTTCGGGCCCCCCGGCACCGGGAAGACCCTGTGCGCTCGTGCCGTCGCCAACCGCACTGATGCCTGTTTCATCAGAGTCATCGGCTCCGAGCTGGTCCAGAAGTACGTCGGAGAG GGAGCCAGGATGGTGCGAGAGCTGTTTGAGATGGCCAGGACCAAGAAGGCCTGTCTCATCTTCTTTGATGAAATTGATGCCATTGGAG GTGCTCGTTTTGACGATGGCGCTGGCGGCGACAACGAGGTCCAGAGGACCATGCTGGAGCTCATCAACCAGTTGGACGGCTTCGACCCCCGAGGAAACATCAAAGTTCTGATGGCCACAAACAGACCGGACACGCTGGATCCGGCCCTGATGAGGCCTGGACGTCTGGACAGGAAGATAGAGTTCAGCCTGCCTGACCTGGAG ggTCGCACCCACATATTTAAGATCCACGCCCGCTCTATGAGCGTGGAGAGAGACATTCGCTTTGAGCTCTTGGCTCGCCTCTGTCCTAATAGCACCG GTGCTGAGATCCGCAGCGTGTGCACAGAGGCTGGGATGTTCGCCATCAGGGCTCGCAGGAAGATTGCCACGGAGAAAGACTTCCTGGAGGCTGTGAACAAAGTCATCAAATCCTACGCCAAGTTCAGCGCCACCCCCAGATACATGACCTACAACTGa